From Gouania willdenowi chromosome 18, fGouWil2.1, whole genome shotgun sequence, one genomic window encodes:
- the LOC114480213 gene encoding immunoglobulin kappa light chain-like yields MTCAHFVLSLICLLSIAQETCQSSSSSLYQERRLISVNVGDNVTLLCLYENDDASFIFWYKQPLGKQPKIISTYLKYKKDGTSHDEFINNTRFTSDMRDNTLYLTISNVQVSDSATYYCAKSMHSFSLEFLEGTTVFVKNANSSFNALVQQSDSETIHPGDSVTLKCTASTGSCDGEPSVYWFKNSEDHHPSLIYTQSDNSDQCERKTNKTHTCVSNLSLKNLDQSNAGTYYCAVTVCGRIVFGNGTKLKDGFNHWVLVYVLGGALLVTSIILILLIIFMYKMLKANSSRSTALPATDTEDINQSSDDVIYAAPIVSQITRSQTRRQEECVYSHVKM; encoded by the exons ATGACTTGTGCACACTTTGTCCTCTCTCTGATCTGTTTGCTCAGCATCG cTCAAGAaacctgtcaatcatcgtcCTCGTCTCTGTATCAGGAGAGACGTTTGATTTCAGTTAATGTTGGTGACAATGTAACTCTGCTGTGTTTATATGAGAATGATGATGCATCATTTATCTTTTGGTACAAACAGCCTCTGGGGAAACAACCAAAGATAATTTCTACATAccttaaatataaaaaagacgGAACGTCCCATGATGAATTTATTAATAACACACGCTTCACATCGGATATGAGAGACAACACTTTATACCTAACAATTTCTAATGTACAAGTTTCTGACTCAGCTACTTACTACTGTGCTAAATCTATGCATAGTTTTAGCTTGGAGTTTTTAGAGGGAACCACTGTCTTTGTAAAAAATGCAAATTCTTCATTTAACGCTTTGGTCCAACAATCAGACTCTGAGACAAtccatccaggagactcagtGACTCTAAAGTGCACAGCATCCACTGGGAGCTGTGATGGAGAACCCAGTGTTTACTGGTTCAAGAACTCTGAGGATCATCATCCAAGTCTCATCTACACCCAAAGTGACAACAGTGATCAGTGTgagaggaaaacaaataaaacacacacctgTGTCTCCAACCTGTCATTGAAGAACCTGGATCAGTCTAATGCTGGAACCTACTACTGTGCAGTTACTGTGTGTGGACGCATCGTGTTTGGAAATGGAACCAAACTCAAAG ATGGTTTCAACCATTGGGTCCTGGTGTATGTCTTGGGAGGAGCTTTGCTCGTCACCTCCATTATATTGATCCTTTTAATCATTTTCATGTACAAGATGCTTAAAGCCAACAGTAGCAGATCCACAG CTCTTCCAGCTACAGACACAGAG GATATCAACCAAAGCTCAGACGATGTCATTTATGCAGCGCCGATCGTTTCTCAAATCACCAGATCTCAAACACGGAGGCAGGAGGAATGTGTTTACTCCCATGTAAAGATGTAG